In a genomic window of Leisingera caerulea DSM 24564:
- a CDS encoding DUF995 domain-containing protein, whose product MKLAAKLVATALLGTIPTFVLADPKPRSAKPAPPQLIASIYAGNTDIWAEGCNGGIYYSPNQQARAWCGENSDSLGAGEWKIDPQGRVCHQLSWYWPGDNRAGKSLGEETCIAHVVDRWGTVWRSWPNDPQWWPLAGKHSGIKKYSGMKKGYKFHSNVKQARSRLGL is encoded by the coding sequence ATGAAGTTGGCTGCGAAACTAGTCGCCACAGCTCTTTTGGGCACCATCCCGACTTTTGTCCTCGCGGACCCCAAACCTCGCAGCGCCAAGCCCGCGCCCCCGCAACTCATAGCGAGTATCTATGCTGGGAATACTGATATTTGGGCCGAAGGGTGCAATGGCGGCATCTATTACTCACCCAACCAGCAAGCTCGTGCCTGGTGCGGCGAAAACAGTGACAGCCTGGGCGCCGGGGAATGGAAAATCGACCCCCAAGGCCGTGTGTGCCATCAGCTATCCTGGTACTGGCCCGGCGATAACCGGGCAGGAAAGAGTCTTGGCGAAGAAACTTGTATTGCCCACGTTGTCGACCGCTGGGGAACAGTTTGGCGCAGCTGGCCAAATGATCCGCAGTGGTGGCCGCTGGCTGGCAAGCACTCTGGCATTAAGAAATACTCTGGAATGAAAAAAGGCTACAAGTTTCATTCCAATGTTAAGCAAGCCCGTTCACGACTGGGGTTGTAA
- a CDS encoding calcium-binding protein, producing the protein MANAFIGGLNGAPTLIRLLAFEKFDEPASTVYDSFSIEMTALDGSVLTLTGNFTSILESDWEIYSLSYSDGDTSLASISGFALPYAEYEAMSGKQLMKSLFSGDDDISLNLGTGLEIRSLAGDDVVRLGTGNDTAWGGAGNDTLTGSEGDDRLLGGRGRDLLRGEDGSDELIGGGGRDKIAGGSENDTLFGNKGSDKLFGGSGNDTLQGGGGQDTLIGGQSDDLLTGGAGADVFMFRRNDHTDVITDFEIGIDKIHVKSGASGMSGVDFDQQGEDVFVYFGNVTVTVQNTTVEQLDDGSNFLF; encoded by the coding sequence ATGGCTAACGCATTTATCGGCGGCTTAAATGGCGCGCCTACTCTGATCAGACTCCTGGCCTTCGAGAAATTCGATGAGCCCGCGAGTACTGTATACGACAGCTTCTCGATCGAGATGACTGCCCTGGATGGCTCTGTTCTGACGCTGACGGGTAACTTCACCAGCATACTCGAAAGCGACTGGGAGATCTATTCGCTGTCTTACTCCGACGGTGACACGTCGCTTGCCTCCATTTCGGGCTTCGCACTTCCCTATGCGGAGTATGAGGCCATGAGTGGAAAGCAACTCATGAAGAGCCTTTTCTCTGGAGATGACGACATTTCCTTGAACCTAGGAACCGGTCTGGAAATCCGGTCACTGGCAGGAGATGATGTTGTCCGCCTCGGCACTGGCAACGACACCGCATGGGGTGGAGCTGGCAACGATACACTGACAGGCAGTGAAGGGGATGACCGGCTGCTGGGCGGCCGCGGACGGGACCTGTTGCGGGGCGAAGACGGCAGTGATGAACTCATTGGCGGCGGCGGGCGCGACAAGATTGCAGGCGGTTCTGAAAACGACACTCTGTTCGGAAACAAGGGAAGCGACAAGCTGTTTGGAGGGTCCGGCAACGACACCCTGCAGGGCGGCGGCGGGCAAGACACCCTGATTGGCGGGCAAAGCGATGACCTGCTTACCGGAGGGGCTGGCGCCGATGTCTTCATGTTCAGACGGAACGATCACACAGACGTTATTACCGACTTCGAAATCGGAATTGACAAAATTCATGTGAAAAGCGGAGCGTCCGGCATGAGTGGAGTGGATTTTGACCAGCAAGGCGAGGACGTGTTCGTCTACTTCGGAAATGTCACAGTAACCGTGCAAAACACGACCGTTGAACAGCTCGACGACGGATCGAATTTCCTGTTCTGA